The following coding sequences lie in one Myxococcus xanthus genomic window:
- a CDS encoding peroxiredoxin family protein — protein MKAWIAGALSISLAAGSALGAAPATEPVDATLRTSAGKEVQLSKWRGKPVILFYEDKDSTKLNSTLKKELFARGQERGILDAAWVLAVANLQNFDFFPARQIALSFVRDEEKKVGVPILVDMDGALGKAPWKLPVKTSNIVLLDSEGALVYRHSGRMKPDELTTFFAVLSRLVGVDLNAPAPSEPSP, from the coding sequence ATGAAGGCGTGGATCGCAGGTGCGCTCTCCATCTCCCTGGCAGCGGGAAGTGCCCTGGGCGCGGCGCCGGCCACGGAGCCGGTGGACGCGACGTTACGCACCTCCGCGGGAAAGGAGGTCCAGCTTTCCAAGTGGCGAGGAAAACCGGTCATCCTGTTCTATGAGGACAAGGACTCGACCAAGCTCAACTCGACCCTGAAGAAGGAGCTGTTCGCCCGGGGTCAGGAGCGCGGAATCCTGGATGCGGCCTGGGTGCTGGCGGTCGCAAACCTTCAGAATTTCGACTTTTTTCCGGCCCGGCAGATTGCCCTCTCCTTCGTCCGGGACGAGGAGAAGAAGGTGGGCGTGCCTATCCTGGTGGATATGGATGGAGCGTTGGGAAAGGCGCCGTGGAAGCTGCCGGTGAAAACGTCCAACATCGTGCTGCTGGATTCCGAAGGGGCCCTGGTCTACCGGCACTCCGGCCGGATGAAGCCGGATGAGCTGACGACCTTCTTCGCCGTCCTGAGCCGCCTGGTGGGCGTGGACCTGAACGCCCCGGCGCCTTCGGAGCCCTCCCCGTGA
- a CDS encoding alpha/beta hydrolase-fold protein has product MDAKTLEARARAEGTPVIDSDTATFVWRGRGPICLQGDFQDWRGKPLPLKRVAPGLWARTLTLPADAYVEYALEDPRGRRVEDPLNRHPSDNGFGGINHSFHMPQARSSLPARHPRGAPRGRVTRHVVDTGDVDLPGQRRVYLYAPPTDAPVPLVVVYDGEDYLRRVRLPELVDTLMAEGRMRPVALALVCNGGETRSMEYACSEYTVGLLKWKVLPLARQKLSLVDERRSPGAHAVLGASLGGLMALYTGLRMPDVFGRVLSQSGAFAVEGHDFVVFDLARPPPRRPLDVWLDCGRFEGLLEGNRRIVPVLSEAGHQVELREYSGGHNYPAWREDLVHGLERHFPPPPAKRRESLRFSGR; this is encoded by the coding sequence ATGGACGCGAAGACACTGGAGGCGCGGGCCCGCGCCGAGGGAACGCCCGTCATCGACTCCGACACCGCCACCTTCGTGTGGCGAGGCCGGGGCCCCATCTGCCTCCAAGGTGACTTCCAGGACTGGCGCGGCAAGCCGCTGCCCCTCAAGCGCGTGGCGCCCGGACTGTGGGCTCGCACGCTGACGCTGCCCGCGGATGCCTACGTCGAATACGCGCTGGAGGACCCGCGCGGCCGGCGCGTGGAGGACCCGCTCAACCGCCACCCCTCCGACAATGGCTTTGGCGGCATCAACCATTCGTTCCACATGCCCCAGGCCCGCTCGTCCCTGCCCGCCCGGCACCCGCGCGGCGCGCCTCGGGGCCGCGTCACCCGGCACGTGGTGGACACAGGAGACGTGGACCTGCCGGGCCAGCGCCGGGTGTACCTGTACGCGCCGCCCACGGACGCGCCGGTGCCCTTGGTGGTGGTGTACGACGGCGAGGACTATCTGCGCCGCGTCCGCCTTCCGGAGCTGGTGGACACCCTGATGGCCGAAGGCCGCATGCGTCCGGTGGCCCTGGCGCTCGTGTGCAATGGCGGCGAGACGCGCAGCATGGAGTACGCCTGCAGCGAGTACACGGTGGGGCTGTTGAAGTGGAAGGTGCTGCCGCTGGCGCGCCAGAAGCTGTCGCTGGTGGACGAGCGGCGCAGCCCCGGTGCCCACGCGGTACTCGGGGCCTCGCTGGGCGGGTTGATGGCGCTCTACACCGGCCTGCGCATGCCGGACGTCTTCGGCCGGGTGCTGTCGCAGTCCGGGGCCTTCGCGGTGGAGGGCCATGACTTCGTCGTCTTCGACCTGGCGCGGCCCCCACCCCGCCGCCCGCTGGATGTCTGGCTTGACTGCGGCCGCTTCGAGGGCTTGCTGGAGGGCAACCGCCGCATCGTTCCCGTGCTCTCAGAAGCCGGGCATCAGGTGGAACTCAGGGAGTACAGCGGTGGGCACAACTACCCTGCGTGGCGTGAAGACCTGGTACACGGCCTGGAGCGCCACTTCCCTCCCCCGCCCGCCAAGCGCCGGGAGTCATTGCGTTTTTCCGGGCGATGA
- a CDS encoding TIGR01777 family oxidoreductase produces the protein MKVALTGASGFLGPGLVQGLLERGHQVHILSRNVEHALARLPAGVTGAPFDAGSPLPPEALADAEAVVHLAGEPVAQRWTREGKHRIHDSRVLGTRAVVAAMRGAGTVRRFVSASAIGYYGGTRGADPLTEESPPGDDFLARVCVDWEAEAMQARESGIATAVVRMGVVLHPDGGALHKMLPPFRVGAGGPVGSGEQFVSWVHRDDARDLLLFLLAHPQVEGMVNATAPTPVTNAFFAHTLGHVLGRPSMVRMPAFMLKAALGEMAKVVLEGQRVLPQRAHEAGFVFRYTELEGALRDLLA, from the coding sequence GTGAAGGTGGCCCTCACCGGCGCGAGCGGCTTCCTGGGTCCAGGGCTTGTCCAGGGTTTGTTGGAGCGCGGACATCAGGTCCACATCCTGTCCCGGAACGTTGAACACGCCCTGGCCCGCCTGCCCGCCGGCGTGACGGGAGCGCCCTTCGACGCCGGCTCGCCGCTGCCGCCCGAGGCCCTGGCGGACGCGGAGGCCGTCGTGCACCTGGCGGGCGAGCCGGTGGCCCAGCGTTGGACGCGGGAAGGCAAGCACCGCATCCACGACAGCCGTGTGCTGGGCACGCGCGCGGTGGTGGCGGCGATGCGGGGCGCGGGCACGGTGAGGCGGTTCGTGTCGGCGTCCGCCATCGGCTACTACGGCGGCACGCGCGGCGCGGATCCGCTGACGGAGGAGAGCCCTCCAGGTGACGACTTCCTGGCCCGCGTGTGCGTGGACTGGGAGGCGGAGGCGATGCAGGCGCGCGAGTCCGGTATCGCCACGGCGGTGGTGCGCATGGGCGTGGTGCTGCACCCGGACGGCGGCGCGCTCCACAAGATGCTGCCCCCCTTCCGCGTGGGCGCGGGCGGCCCGGTGGGCAGCGGCGAGCAATTCGTGAGCTGGGTGCACCGCGACGACGCCAGGGATTTGCTCCTCTTCCTGCTGGCCCATCCCCAGGTGGAGGGCATGGTGAACGCCACCGCGCCCACGCCGGTGACGAACGCCTTCTTCGCGCACACGCTGGGCCACGTGCTGGGCCGGCCGTCCATGGTGCGGATGCCGGCGTTCATGCTCAAGGCGGCCCTGGGAGAGATGGCGAAGGTGGTGCTGGAGGGCCAGCGCGTGCTGCCCCAGCGCGCCCATGAGGCGGGCTTCGTGTTCCGGTACACGGAGCTGGAGGGCGCGCTGCGCGACCTGCTGGCTTAG
- a CDS encoding metallophosphoesterase, with protein MDTARFILFALVTGIATVAVHVYLYRRLFAATSEHRAWRRVGMGVMTVLGTLLVLSWAVTRFLPMDSTFAVATAVWTWMGMAIYLLLALGVLATVRMVAARMQRSRGEPAVVELRGGAQVAGTRASVSHAHAVGGSAQAGGTLAATGTESVSVTPEALATSGHGAAATGTESVSVTQEAMAPGGHGAAATHAEAAPVAMATGADGATSAAPVDVERRRFLARATAGGAVLAAGGVTGFGMWSAFHPPVVNEVAVKLPGLPKALDGFSIVHLSDIHVGPVIRRRFMDELVRRCNALRPDLVCITGDLVDGHVASLAPAVSALSELKSRHGTYFVTGNHEYYWSDAAWAEALEQMDVHVLRNRHVRIGDTAASFDLVGVDDWSAGKMGFSQGYDLAAATTGRDSERASVLLAHQPSNWKVAAREGMGLQLSGHTHGGQFFPFTLAVSAIWEHDAGLFHEGDRHLYVSRGTGFWGPPLRVGAPPEIVRVTLLA; from the coding sequence ATGGACACCGCGCGCTTCATCCTCTTCGCCCTCGTCACCGGCATCGCCACGGTCGCCGTCCACGTCTACCTGTACCGGCGCCTCTTCGCGGCCACGTCGGAGCACCGCGCATGGCGGCGCGTGGGCATGGGCGTCATGACGGTGTTGGGCACACTGCTGGTGCTGTCGTGGGCGGTGACGCGCTTCCTTCCCATGGACTCCACCTTCGCCGTGGCCACGGCGGTGTGGACGTGGATGGGCATGGCCATCTACCTGTTGCTCGCGCTCGGAGTGTTGGCCACGGTGCGCATGGTGGCGGCACGAATGCAGCGCTCGCGCGGCGAGCCGGCGGTGGTGGAGCTGCGCGGTGGCGCACAGGTCGCCGGCACGAGGGCATCGGTGTCCCATGCACATGCGGTGGGTGGATCGGCACAGGCTGGCGGCACGCTGGCGGCGACTGGCACGGAGTCCGTGTCAGTGACTCCGGAAGCCTTGGCGACGAGCGGACACGGCGCGGCGGCGACGGGCACGGAGTCCGTGTCGGTGACTCAGGAGGCCATGGCGCCAGGTGGACACGGCGCGGCGGCGACGCACGCCGAAGCTGCTCCGGTGGCAATGGCGACAGGGGCCGACGGCGCCACGTCCGCGGCCCCGGTGGATGTGGAGCGTCGACGCTTCCTTGCTCGGGCGACAGCCGGCGGAGCGGTGCTGGCCGCAGGTGGTGTGACGGGCTTCGGGATGTGGAGCGCCTTCCATCCGCCGGTAGTGAACGAGGTGGCGGTGAAGCTGCCGGGGCTGCCCAAGGCGCTGGATGGCTTCAGCATCGTCCACCTGAGTGACATCCACGTGGGCCCGGTCATCCGGCGCCGCTTCATGGACGAGTTGGTGCGCCGCTGCAACGCATTGCGCCCCGACCTGGTGTGCATCACTGGCGACCTGGTGGACGGACACGTCGCGTCGCTGGCCCCAGCGGTCTCGGCGCTGTCCGAGCTGAAGTCACGCCACGGCACCTACTTCGTCACGGGAAACCACGAGTACTACTGGAGCGACGCTGCCTGGGCGGAGGCGCTGGAGCAAATGGATGTGCATGTTCTGCGCAACCGCCACGTGCGCATTGGAGATACGGCCGCGTCATTCGACCTGGTGGGCGTGGACGACTGGTCGGCGGGCAAGATGGGGTTCTCGCAAGGCTATGACCTGGCGGCGGCGACGACGGGCCGGGATTCCGAGCGGGCCTCGGTGCTGCTCGCGCATCAGCCGTCGAACTGGAAGGTGGCGGCGCGGGAGGGAATGGGCTTGCAGCTCTCCGGACACACGCATGGGGGACAGTTCTTCCCCTTCACGCTGGCGGTCTCCGCCATCTGGGAGCACGACGCGGGTTTGTTTCACGAAGGAGACCGGCACCTGTATGTCAGCCGGGGAACAGGCTTCTGGGGTCCGCCGCTGCGCGTCGGAGCGCCGCCGGAGATCGTCCGGGTGACACTCCTGGCGTGA
- a CDS encoding polyprenyl synthetase family protein: MALTLPDAQPPTGLLPLEQAWLQLVQAEVETSLAELFELPDEAGLDVRWTQALTQARAYALRPAKRLRPALVMAGHCLARGSAVVPSGLWRFAAGLELLHTFLLIHDDVADQAELRRGAASLHRLLAPGRAGEDLAVVVGDHLFARALEAMLGSGLTGVAGVVQYYLGVCRHTAAGQYLDLDLGRAPLAEVTLFQTLRVAHLKTARYGFCAPLVCGAMLGGASSGLVEGLERVGRHVGLAYQLRDDLLGLFGDSNVAGKAADGDFLQGKRTFPVLAAFARATEAERMELEALWSLPVEQKDAAALARARALVESCGGRAACERMVVRASRAARRSLQSLPNPNGVRELLDALIARLAHRAA; the protein is encoded by the coding sequence ATGGCACTCACGCTTCCCGATGCGCAGCCGCCGACGGGCCTGCTTCCTCTGGAGCAGGCCTGGCTGCAACTGGTCCAGGCGGAGGTGGAGACCTCGCTGGCGGAGTTGTTCGAACTTCCCGACGAGGCCGGCCTGGACGTTCGTTGGACACAGGCACTGACGCAGGCCCGGGCCTATGCCTTGCGGCCCGCCAAGCGGCTCCGCCCCGCGCTGGTGATGGCCGGACACTGCCTGGCGCGTGGGAGCGCGGTGGTGCCCTCCGGGTTGTGGCGCTTCGCCGCTGGGCTGGAGCTGCTGCACACCTTCCTCCTCATCCACGACGACGTGGCGGATCAGGCGGAGCTGCGGCGGGGCGCCGCGTCCCTGCACCGGCTGCTGGCGCCCGGACGCGCGGGCGAGGACCTGGCCGTGGTGGTGGGAGACCACCTCTTCGCGCGCGCCCTGGAGGCCATGCTGGGCTCGGGGCTGACGGGCGTCGCGGGCGTGGTGCAGTACTACCTGGGCGTGTGCCGTCACACGGCGGCCGGGCAGTACCTGGACCTGGACCTGGGCCGCGCGCCGCTGGCGGAGGTGACGCTCTTCCAGACGCTGCGCGTGGCGCATCTCAAGACGGCGCGCTACGGCTTCTGCGCCCCGCTGGTGTGCGGGGCCATGCTCGGCGGTGCCAGCAGCGGCTTGGTGGAGGGGTTGGAGCGCGTGGGCCGTCACGTCGGTCTTGCCTACCAGCTTCGGGACGATTTGCTGGGCCTTTTTGGTGATTCGAACGTCGCTGGCAAGGCCGCTGACGGCGACTTCCTCCAAGGCAAGCGAACCTTTCCAGTGCTGGCCGCCTTCGCGCGCGCCACCGAGGCCGAGCGCATGGAGCTGGAGGCGCTGTGGTCGCTGCCGGTGGAGCAGAAGGACGCCGCGGCGCTGGCGCGGGCCCGCGCGCTGGTGGAGTCCTGCGGAGGCCGGGCCGCGTGTGAGCGCATGGTGGTGCGCGCCTCCCGGGCCGCCCGCCGCTCGTTGCAGTCGCTGCCCAATCCCAACGGTGTGAGAGAGCTGCTCGACGCGCTCATCGCCCGGCTGGCCCACCGCGCCGCCTGA
- a CDS encoding TetR/AcrR family transcriptional regulator, translating into MAREPAQRELKQERAARTRMDILEAAIHLFARRGFLATTMADLSRAIRMTPGALYWHFPTKEDLLLAAIEELHQRCVREFQLLGGYRELPAQAQFQAISERAHLLLREHREYGIFFAMLAAEAADSNDQVAEAIRDKLAIYATTLEDIIRHGQKTGEFRQDVDARHTAHSLIGGFLGVLVHQNLFRASMDFDLPAAMFGRLVTTGVMNLRTSLI; encoded by the coding sequence ATGGCCAGGGAACCCGCCCAACGTGAGCTGAAACAAGAGCGTGCCGCGCGCACGCGCATGGACATTCTGGAAGCGGCCATCCACCTCTTCGCAAGGCGAGGCTTCCTCGCCACGACGATGGCGGACTTATCTCGCGCCATCCGGATGACGCCCGGAGCGCTGTACTGGCACTTCCCCACCAAGGAAGACCTGCTGCTGGCTGCGATTGAAGAGTTGCACCAGCGCTGCGTCCGCGAGTTCCAACTGCTCGGCGGCTACCGCGAACTGCCGGCGCAAGCGCAGTTCCAGGCGATTTCCGAGCGGGCGCATCTGCTCCTGCGCGAGCACCGCGAATACGGAATCTTCTTCGCGATGCTCGCAGCTGAAGCGGCGGATTCGAATGACCAGGTGGCAGAGGCCATCCGCGACAAGCTCGCGATCTACGCGACGACGCTGGAGGACATCATCCGCCATGGGCAGAAGACGGGAGAGTTCCGGCAGGATGTGGATGCGCGCCATACTGCCCACAGCCTGATTGGAGGATTCCTGGGCGTACTCGTGCACCAGAACCTCTTCCGCGCATCCATGGACTTTGACCTACCAGCAGCGATGTTCGGGCGTCTTGTCACGACTGGAGTCATGAATCTGAGGACTTCCCTCATTTAG
- a CDS encoding RCC1 domain-containing protein → MPPDMMAGTRRLLMCLLSALLMAGCEPSGELAMPETPHATRTQRVVVTAPPMRIAAGAQHSLYLSPGGDVWAWGGNGSGQLGGAETSLLGLAPVRLAALEDIVSVVSGEAHSLALGADGTVWTWGGNSSGQLGDGSTTDRATPMRVAGLDNVVAVAAGDFHSLALREDGTVWAWGTNFHGQLGRGHTQPGLTPERVPGLNGVVALAAGFDFTLAVLEDGTVRAWGSNGSGQLGDGTFTQRLSPVKVSQLSGITAVTAGTYHALALGKDGGVWAWGSNASGQLGDGTWNDRAVPMQVPGLERVKAVASMDSDSLALLEAGAVFAWGANGSGQLGDGDTTDRATPGPVPGLNAVASVVGGAQHALALRKDGTLWAWGGGLSGQLGHGGSERHVVPAPVMRLAGVTSMATGSFHSLAALGDGSVWAWGRNTSGQLGDGSTAERHAAVRVEGLGGVRSVASAAHHSLAVGMDGTVWAWGRNAAGQLGDGTTTDRARPVAVPGLTSVTAVAAGGSHVLALRSDGSVWAWGYNALGQLGDGTTVDRLTPVRVSGLGAVVAVAAGSYFSMALQSDGTVWTWGEGFEGQLGDGGGVQRLSPVRVEGLANVTRVAAGSAHALAVRGDGTVWAWGDNGEGQLGDGSWADRFRPVQVPGLQGITAVSGGRSHSMALQGDGTVRAWGYNGYGQLGDGTLTSRVRPALIPGLTGIQALHPSHLHVLALHVDGTLRGWGYNRFGQLGLGAAGWSALPVQVRGIGRVDRLSVGRAHTLMVRADGTVMAWGENGSGQLGDGTSTHRAGPVSVRGVPCVRSVASGLRHSLALACDGTVWAWGANGRGQLGDGTATPRVTPGLVEGLRGVVALAAGGDASVALRADGSVWSWGGNASGQLGDGTTTDRALPAHLEHLSNVVAVAVGETHALAVGEDGALWAWGANGSGQLGDGGTEPSLTPVRVKGLERVASVAAGRAFSVAVRDDGTAWAWGANPSGQLGDGTNLARSVPKQVASVKGIRAMSAGTHHVVALSADGTVWTWGDNTLGQLGDGSSSPTWMYPRQVPELRGVEAVAAGEQFTVAVLLDGTARAWGSNEYGQLGDGKTGPQLTPMAVKIDGPKIRPPVRAVRAWGQHAVVQMSDGTVQAWGDNAFGQLGDGTTTRRAVPLEVRGLASVVAVSSGAWHSLALRSDGTVWAWGANGFGQLGDGTSTSRTRPVQVAGLGDVVAIGSGGYHALAVRSDGSVWTWGYNAFGQLGDGTAESRSLPIRVEGLEGVVAVAGGDHYSLALHSDGTLSAWGNNASGQLGDGTGTTRYSRVGVKGVDGVVDVRAGAAHTVALRGDGTVWTWGDNAFGQLGDGTSGTRMRLVPRPVPSLSSVSAVGAGARHAFAVGLKGAVWTWGRNSHGQLGLGDNANRTEPLRVRELTDVTVVSGGADFSLAMKRDGTVLSWGSSLYGTLGLGAAGQRSSPGQVALP, encoded by the coding sequence ATGCCCCCTGACATGATGGCGGGAACGCGCCGCCTGTTGATGTGCCTGTTGAGCGCCTTGCTGATGGCTGGCTGCGAGCCCTCGGGGGAGCTCGCCATGCCGGAGACTCCACACGCCACGCGCACCCAGCGAGTGGTCGTCACGGCTCCGCCGATGCGCATCGCCGCGGGTGCCCAGCACTCGCTGTATCTGTCGCCCGGAGGCGACGTGTGGGCCTGGGGCGGCAATGGCTCCGGCCAGCTTGGCGGGGCGGAGACGTCCCTCCTGGGACTGGCGCCGGTGCGGCTGGCGGCGCTAGAGGACATCGTGTCGGTGGTGTCCGGAGAAGCCCACTCGCTCGCACTGGGCGCGGATGGCACGGTGTGGACGTGGGGCGGCAACAGCTCCGGGCAGCTCGGTGATGGCAGCACCACCGACCGCGCGACGCCGATGCGGGTGGCCGGCCTGGACAACGTGGTGGCGGTGGCCGCCGGAGACTTCCACTCGCTGGCGCTGCGCGAGGACGGCACGGTATGGGCGTGGGGGACGAACTTCCACGGACAGCTCGGCCGGGGACACACCCAGCCGGGGCTCACGCCCGAGCGGGTTCCTGGGTTGAATGGCGTGGTCGCGCTCGCTGCGGGCTTCGACTTCACCCTGGCCGTGCTCGAGGACGGCACGGTGCGCGCGTGGGGCTCCAACGGCTCTGGCCAATTGGGTGACGGTACCTTCACCCAGCGCTTGTCTCCCGTGAAGGTCTCCCAGCTCAGCGGCATCACCGCGGTGACGGCGGGCACCTACCACGCGCTGGCGCTGGGCAAGGACGGCGGCGTGTGGGCGTGGGGCAGCAATGCCTCCGGGCAGCTCGGTGATGGCACGTGGAATGACCGCGCCGTGCCCATGCAGGTGCCGGGACTCGAGCGGGTGAAGGCCGTGGCCTCCATGGACTCGGATTCGCTGGCGCTGCTCGAAGCGGGCGCCGTGTTCGCGTGGGGTGCCAATGGCTCCGGCCAACTGGGCGATGGAGACACCACCGACCGCGCCACGCCGGGACCGGTGCCAGGGCTGAATGCGGTGGCCTCGGTGGTGGGCGGCGCGCAGCACGCGCTGGCCCTGCGAAAAGACGGCACGCTCTGGGCCTGGGGCGGAGGCCTGTCGGGCCAGCTGGGCCACGGCGGCTCCGAGCGCCACGTGGTGCCCGCGCCGGTGATGCGCCTAGCGGGCGTGACGTCGATGGCGACCGGCAGCTTCCACTCCCTGGCCGCGCTGGGGGATGGCTCCGTCTGGGCCTGGGGCCGCAACACCTCCGGACAGCTCGGTGATGGCAGCACCGCCGAGCGCCACGCCGCGGTGCGCGTGGAGGGGCTCGGCGGCGTTCGCAGCGTCGCCTCGGCCGCCCACCATTCGCTCGCCGTGGGCATGGATGGGACGGTCTGGGCCTGGGGGCGCAACGCCGCCGGACAGCTGGGGGACGGCACCACCACGGACCGCGCCCGGCCCGTCGCGGTGCCGGGCCTGACGTCGGTGACGGCGGTGGCCGCGGGCGGCAGTCACGTCCTGGCGCTGCGCAGCGACGGCAGCGTGTGGGCCTGGGGCTACAACGCGCTGGGACAGCTGGGGGACGGCACGACGGTGGACCGGTTGACGCCGGTGCGCGTGTCGGGGCTCGGTGCGGTGGTGGCGGTGGCCGCCGGTTCGTACTTCTCCATGGCCCTGCAGTCCGACGGCACGGTGTGGACGTGGGGCGAGGGCTTCGAGGGACAGCTGGGGGACGGCGGTGGCGTTCAGCGATTGAGTCCGGTGCGTGTGGAGGGACTGGCGAACGTCACCCGCGTGGCGGCGGGCTCCGCGCATGCGCTGGCCGTGCGCGGCGACGGCACGGTGTGGGCGTGGGGCGACAATGGTGAAGGGCAGCTCGGGGACGGCTCCTGGGCGGACCGCTTCCGTCCGGTGCAGGTGCCGGGGCTGCAGGGCATCACCGCCGTCAGCGGTGGCCGCTCCCACTCCATGGCGTTGCAAGGCGATGGCACGGTGCGCGCGTGGGGCTACAACGGTTACGGCCAGCTCGGAGACGGAACGCTCACCTCTCGCGTGCGGCCCGCCCTCATCCCCGGCCTGACTGGCATCCAGGCGCTCCACCCCAGCCACCTGCACGTGCTCGCGCTGCACGTGGATGGGACGTTGCGCGGGTGGGGCTACAACCGCTTCGGCCAGCTGGGCCTGGGCGCCGCGGGGTGGAGCGCCCTGCCGGTGCAGGTGCGTGGCATTGGCCGCGTGGACCGGTTGTCCGTCGGCCGCGCGCACACGCTGATGGTACGCGCCGATGGCACGGTGATGGCCTGGGGAGAGAATGGCTCGGGCCAACTGGGCGACGGCACCTCTACCCACCGCGCGGGACCGGTGTCCGTGCGCGGCGTGCCCTGTGTCCGCTCGGTCGCCAGCGGCTTGCGGCACTCGCTGGCGCTGGCGTGTGACGGCACCGTCTGGGCCTGGGGCGCGAACGGGCGGGGGCAGCTGGGGGATGGCACCGCCACCCCGCGCGTGACGCCGGGGCTGGTGGAGGGGCTTCGGGGCGTGGTGGCGCTGGCGGCGGGGGGAGACGCGTCGGTGGCGCTGCGCGCGGATGGCTCCGTGTGGAGCTGGGGCGGCAACGCCAGTGGCCAGCTGGGGGACGGCACCACTACTGACCGCGCCCTGCCGGCCCACCTCGAGCACCTCTCCAACGTGGTGGCCGTGGCCGTGGGCGAAACGCACGCCCTGGCGGTGGGCGAGGACGGCGCGTTGTGGGCCTGGGGCGCGAATGGCTCGGGCCAGTTGGGAGATGGGGGCACCGAGCCGAGCCTGACGCCGGTGCGCGTGAAGGGGCTGGAGCGTGTGGCGTCCGTGGCGGCCGGGCGCGCCTTCTCGGTGGCGGTGCGCGACGACGGCACCGCGTGGGCCTGGGGCGCGAACCCGTCCGGCCAGCTGGGCGATGGCACCAACCTCGCGCGGAGCGTGCCCAAGCAGGTGGCCTCCGTGAAGGGCATCCGCGCCATGTCCGCGGGGACCCACCACGTGGTGGCGCTGAGCGCCGACGGCACGGTGTGGACGTGGGGCGACAACACGCTGGGGCAGCTGGGGGATGGCTCGTCCTCGCCGACGTGGATGTACCCCCGGCAGGTGCCGGAGCTGCGAGGCGTGGAGGCGGTGGCCGCGGGAGAGCAGTTCACCGTGGCTGTGCTGCTGGACGGTACCGCCCGCGCCTGGGGCAGCAACGAGTACGGCCAGCTCGGTGATGGGAAGACAGGCCCGCAGCTGACGCCGATGGCGGTGAAAATCGACGGGCCGAAAATCCGCCCGCCCGTGCGTGCCGTGCGCGCCTGGGGCCAGCACGCGGTGGTGCAAATGTCGGACGGCACCGTGCAGGCGTGGGGCGACAACGCGTTCGGCCAGCTGGGAGACGGCACCACCACGCGACGCGCGGTGCCCTTGGAGGTGCGTGGATTGGCGAGCGTGGTGGCCGTGTCCTCGGGCGCCTGGCACTCGCTGGCGCTGCGCAGTGACGGCACCGTCTGGGCGTGGGGCGCCAATGGCTTCGGTCAGCTCGGGGATGGCACGTCCACTTCGCGCACCAGGCCGGTGCAGGTGGCCGGGCTGGGGGACGTGGTGGCCATTGGCTCGGGGGGCTACCACGCGCTGGCGGTGCGCTCGGATGGCTCGGTGTGGACGTGGGGCTACAACGCGTTCGGCCAGCTGGGGGACGGCACCGCGGAGTCGCGCTCCCTGCCCATCCGGGTGGAGGGGCTGGAGGGCGTGGTGGCCGTGGCGGGCGGAGACCACTACTCGCTGGCGCTGCACTCGGACGGCACCCTGTCCGCGTGGGGCAACAACGCGTCGGGCCAGTTGGGAGACGGCACCGGCACCACCCGCTACTCGCGCGTGGGGGTGAAGGGCGTGGACGGCGTGGTGGACGTGCGCGCGGGCGCGGCGCACACGGTGGCGCTGCGGGGCGACGGCACCGTGTGGACGTGGGGCGACAACGCGTTCGGTCAGCTGGGGGACGGCACCAGCGGCACGCGGATGCGCCTGGTGCCCCGGCCGGTGCCGAGCCTGTCCTCGGTGTCCGCCGTGGGCGCGGGGGCTCGCCACGCGTTCGCCGTGGGGCTCAAGGGCGCGGTGTGGACGTGGGGCCGCAACTCGCACGGCCAGCTGGGGCTGGGGGACAACGCGAACCGGACGGAGCCCCTGCGCGTGCGGGAGCTGACGGACGTCACCGTGGTGTCGGGCGGGGCGGATTTCTCCCTGGCGATGAAGCGCGACGGCACGGTGCTGAGCTGGGGCTCCAGCCTCTACGGCACGTTGGGCCTGGGCGCCGCGGGGCAGCGCTCGTCACCCGGGCAGGTGGCGCTGCCCTGA